A portion of the Gossypium arboreum isolate Shixiya-1 chromosome 8, ASM2569848v2, whole genome shotgun sequence genome contains these proteins:
- the LOC128279363 gene encoding ERAD-associated E3 ubiquitin-protein ligase HRD1-like has product MASASILYPSDVISHHVHHHGLIQQKRPLPPRHIQIKLIVDINLLRHDPIIDNYTNCFSVQQTLRFGLNILQNRNNLHELLASAFTRLGINMPSASYNTLVQEIMGCGLGIANRTFDSGWYCKVMYLHSTIQALLVESEINQETLMSRALAESTSEFERINNGMVAATESSIKEMIEKVKVEAGDEEKCMICLEEVEVGFEASQMPCSHVFHDDCIKKWLNQSHYCPICRFEMPVD; this is encoded by the coding sequence ATGGCTTCGGCTTCAATTTTGTACCCTTCCGATGTTATTTCCCACCATGTTCACCATCACGGGTTGATACAACAGAAACGTCCTTTACCTCCTCGTCACATCCAAATCAAATTAATCGTAGACATCAATCTCCTCCGCCATGATCCGATAATAGACAATTACACCAACTGTTTTTCTGTACAACAAACTCTTCGTTTTGGTCTCAACATTTTGCAAAACCGCAACAACCTTCATGAACTTCTTGCTTCGGCATTTACAAGACTCGGAATCAACATGCCCTCTGCTTCTTACAATACCCTCGTTCAAGAAATCATGGGATGTGGACTTGGAATTGCAAACAGGACATTTGACAGTGGATGGTATTGTAAAGTCATGTATTTACATTCAACCATACAAGCATTGTTGGTGGAGTCTGAGATCAACCAAGAGACTTTGATGAGTAGAGCTTTGGCGGAATCGACGTCAGAGTTTGAGAGGATTAACAATGGCATGGTTGCCGCTACCGAATCATCGATCAAGGAGATGATAGAAAAAGTTAAAGTAGAAGCTGGAGATGAAGAAAAGTGCATGATATGTTTGGAAGAAGTGGAGGTCGGATTTGAAGCTTCTCAGATGCCATGTTCTCATGTCTTTCACGATGATTGCATAAAAAAATGGCTGAATCAAAGTCATTATTGTCCCATTTGCCGATTTGAGATGCCAGTTGATTAA
- the LOC108480543 gene encoding histone H4, with protein sequence MSGRGKGGKGLGKGGAKRHRKVLRDNIQGITKPAIRRLARRGGVKRISGLIYEETRGVLKIFLENVIRDAVTYTEHARRKTVTAMDVVYALKRQGRTLYGFGG encoded by the coding sequence ATGTCAGGAAGAGGAAAGGGAGGCAAGGGTCTTGGCAAGGGAGGAGCTAAGCGCCACCGTAAGGTTCTCCGCGACAACATTCAGGGCATCACAAAGCCGGCAATTCGACGCCTTGCCCGTAGGGGAGGAGTGAAGCGTATCAGCGGCTTAATCTATGAGGAAACCCGTGGAGTTCTCAAGATCTTCTTGGAGAACGTCATTCGCGATGCGGTCACATACACTGAACACGCCAGGAGAAAGACGGTGACTGCCATGGATGTGGTTTATGCGCTGAAGAGGCAGGGTAGGACTTTGTATGGATTTGGCGGTTAG